The genomic interval ATTGGCTCCATAAAATCAATAGATGAGATTGAGAGCTACACTTTTACCTTGGATACAGAAGCTGGTGAGAAGATAATACAGGCTTGCCATGAGGCTACGGGTGACGGTATTTACTGCAAAATCGAAGGTATAGTCTCTAATGACAATAACATAGCATCGGTTATATCGGCTGAAATTGAAATAAGAGAATACAGTAACGCCTTCTCTACACAGACCAATGTAGTAACCCCAGCATCAAATACAAAAATATATAACACTAAAGAATTAGAATCTTTTCTAAACAAGATGACTCTAATAGAGAAGAAAAATATTATTAATAAAATAAGTACTTACCCAGAAAAAACAGTGTTTGATATTTGTTATGAAAAATACTCTAGCATTGAGAAACGAGATGGGTGTGCACTCTCCTTAACAGCCGACACTAACTTATGGGAGAAATCACGAAGAATCTATATGCTCAAAACACTTAATGAAATAGTTTGCCATTCAAATTTTAGTCAAGATAGTTTAGAAGTGATTCCTCAAGAACTACAGTCCCAAGATTCCAAGAATATATTTTGTGGATTTTCTCATGAGCGGCTTACCAATCTTGCTAAAGGCCAAAGTGCTAAGTCGTGCCCAGAGTATATGATGACGGTAAACCATCCTTTGATTAAAGCAAATAAATCACCATTAACTTTATTCCAAATATTAGTTGAACCAAATAATGCAGAAATACGACTTGGTGGAGTATTAGAAAATTTCCAAGGAAATCGCTATATACTTCGACAAGGAGACTTGGATCAGGAGATTCTTGTGAATGCCATGTTCAATCAACCAACAGATAAAAAACACGTAATTGCTGAAGTTGGAAGCAATACCAAGAAATTCTTGAATAACAAATTAGTAATTGGATCTGGAATAGGTATATATGGTATTTATAGGAGGAATGAATTAAATTATTCAACAGAAAAACAATTACCTGTTATTGAAACCCTTTGTATTGAGAACTAAAAATCGACAAATTAAGGATTGCAAGACGAAAACGAGACAAAATTACAGTGAGGAACGCAAGGCTCGACCTTTCGTTCCTGAGGAGATTGCTGTGTGGCTCTTGCGGCCCCCTCACCATCATTAGGGCCCTCAATCATAGGAGATGCAAAAATGCGAACGAAGCAAGCTGGTCCAAACCCATCCCCCTCAAGAAGGGACCGCTCGGCAGCTATGTGCTCCAGTTAGAAGATTTGCCAGAGGAGCCAGGCGTCTACGTCTTTGGACGAAAACATGGCGAGAGCGTAGTTCCAATCTACATCGGTGAAACGCTGTCGATTCGAAGGAGAGTTAAGGGCCATCTCAATTCCTTAGCACTTATGCGAGCTATTGAGAATGCCCCAATAGGAGGTCGATTCTTCATTTACTGCACTGTAAAAGCTGTCTCAAAAGAGAAAGCAAAGAAGCATGCCAAAGTGCTAGAAAAGGCACTTCTTATGCATGCGCAGAGTGAAGGTCATGAACTCTTCAACAAGAAGGGCACCAAGCTGCCTACCGACACCATCTCGTTTACTGGTAATCGAACATCAGAAGCAATTGCGCCCAGAATCATGCTGATTAGGCGCGCATTGACAAAAACCAAGAGGCCGAGCTCTCTCAAGAAACATACCCCAAATGGCTGAGTTAAATACTGGTTTCAAGCATCCTCCGGAATCGGATTAAGTTTGAAGCCAAGCCATTTCGTGCGTCTGGTGGAATGGTGCATGACGCACTGGCGATACCGCTCCTCAAGGGAGGCTTCCCCACGCCACTAAAAGCAGAGCACTGTATGAGCAAGAAAGCTGAGCAGCATGACTCAAAGCGTCTCGGCGCAGAAGGTGGCCGGCGTGACGATGCGCGTGCGCCCGACACGGCCGCGTTACAGCAGCCCGGCGCGGCGGTCACCCGTTACCAGATAGTCTCGGCATCGCTGCCAAGTGCCATTGCCAACAGGTAAGCGTCGTTCGGTTCGATGCTATCTGGCAACAGCGGCAATTGCGCCATATTCCGGCTGGGTCGACCGTGACAAGCCTGTACTACAGCATCAGAACGGGATGTCATCGTCCGGCGGTACCTGCGATTCGTTCTCCCAGGCCGGCGGGACATCCTCCGGGCTACCGCCCGACAGTTTTTCAATGCGCCAGGCCTGCAGGCTGACGAAGCATTTTTCCGGCTTGCCCGGCGCGCTCCACAAGCGGCCGCCGAGGTTGAAGGCCACCTTGACCTCGTCCCCCTTCTTGTAATTGTCGAGCACGGCGCATTTGTCCTTGACGAACTCCAGGGCGACGTAGTTCGGGTAGCTGGGGTTCTCGTCCTCGCCAGTCAGTTTGACCACCAGCTCGCGCTTGGTAAAACCGTTCTGCCCGTAGGTCCGGGTCTCGTCGATATTGTGAATCTCGCCCTGGATATCAAAACTTGCCATAGCCTTCCCTGCTCCTGCCTTGTGCCGTGTGGCTGAAATAAAAAACCACGCGGCTTCTTTTCATGTGCCGCGTGGGTATCGATCACTGAAACCCCGGCATGCTGCACCTGGCCTCGCAAAACGAAAGCTTCTCCGGATCGTCCGTCATTATAAATGCTCGGGACCGCAGAGCCGGGAGTCGGCTCTTGCATAAACACGTTGCCACCCGGTTACTGGGCACATCCCCTCCATGACGGACAAATCTTTCCAGCCCGGGCCATCCAGGGATTTCGAGCGTTATTAAAGGGGCCTCGATTTCCCCCGCCTACACGGACATCAAGTGTCTAAACGAAAAGACTGACGTCCGCCTTCTGCGCCTCGGGCAAAAAGGTGGCGGCGCCAGCGAAATCCACGCCGTTGATGAAGTCATCCGCCGCATAGCCGAACAGGTCCACGCTCATCTGGCAGGCGATCATTTCCACGCCGGCTTCCAGCGCCAGTTCGCGCAATTCGGCAATGCCGGCGACGCCCTTGTTGCGGATGGTCTGCTGCATCAGCTTGGTGGCCAGCGTCTCGAAGCCCGGGATGCCGGCCTGGATCAGGTTGGGAATGTTCCATTGCAACGCCTGGAACCAATCCGGGCCGAAAGGCATTTTCATTGGCATCGCCGGGTTTCCCAGCGGACTGACCTTGAGATCGGTCAGGTCCTTTTTCAGTAGGTTCAGGCCGTAGAACGTAAAGAACAGCTTGACCTGCCAGCCCAGGGCAGCCGCCGTCGTCGCCAGGATGAACGGTGGATAGCCCCAGTCCAGCGTGCCCTTGCTGGCAATCAGCGCCAGCGTGGGCACATGGCTCTGCGCCCGTGCGGCCAAGGCTGCTTCGATACGCTGCGGCAGCAGCTCGGCCAGGCGTTCATCGACCCGTTGCCGGATCAGTGCTTCGATTTCCGCCTCGGTCTTCACGCCTCAGTCCTCGCGACTCGCCAACGCACTCAGGCCCGCCGCCACAGCGTGCCCTGCGGCGTGTCTTCCAGCACCACGCCCGCTTCCAGCAGCTCGGAACGGATGCGGTCGGCCTCGGCGTAGTCCTTCGTCTGCTTGGCGGCGGCACGCGCGGCGATGCGCGCATCGATATCCTCGTTGCTCAGGCCGCCTGCAGCCACCGGCGCGGCATGCAGGTATTCGCTGGGATCGCGCTGCAGCAGGCCCAGTAAACCGCCCAGGCTGCGCAACAAACTCGCCAGCGTTGCATCCTGGTGACGATTGACTTCGGTCGCCAGTTCAAACAGCACGGCGAGCGCTTCCGGTGTGTTGAAGTCATCATCCATCGCCGCCTTGAAGCGGGCCGCCGGACCGTCGGTCCAGTCGATTTCCGCCGCGTCAGCCGTTGCCGGCGCGGCTTTCAGCGCCGTGTACAACCGCGTCAGCGCGCCACGTGCATCGTCCAGGTGCGCATCCGAATAATTCAGCGGGCTGCGGTAATGCGCGCGCAGGATGAAGAAGCGCACCACCTCGGCATCGTACTGCTTCAGCACTTCGCGGATGGTGAAGAAATTGCCCAGCGACTTCGACATTTTCTCGTCATCGACGCGCACGAAACCGTTGTGCATCCAGTAATTGACGAAAGTATTCCCGTGCGCGCCCTCGCTCTGGGCGATTTCATTTTCGTGATGCGGAAACTGCAGATCCTGCCCGCCGCCGTGGATGTCGAAATGCGGCCCCAGTAGTTGCGAACTCATCGCCGAGCATTCGATATGCCAGCCCGGCCGCCCCTCGCCCCAAGGCGAAGCCCAGCGCGCTTCCGCCGGCTCATTCTCCTTGCCGCGCTTCCAGAGCACGAAATCCAGCGGGTCCTGCTTGCCATCCCGGATATCGACGCGCTCGCCGGCACGCAGATCTTCCAGCGACTTGCCGGAGAGCTTGCCGTAGCCGTCGAACTTGCGCACGTGAAAGCAGACATCCTGGTTGCCGGCCACGTAGGCATAGCCGTTTTTCTCCAGGGCAGAAATCATCTCCAGCATCTGCGGCACGTGGTCAGTGGCGCGCGGCTCGAAATCGGGACGCGCCACGCCCAGCGCGGCGGCATCCTCGTGCATCGCGGCGATGAAACGATCGGTCAGGGCGCGCAGACTCTCATCGTTTTCCTGCGCCCGCCGAATGATCTTATCGTCGATGTCGGTGATGTTGCGCACGTAGGTGACCCGATAGCCGCTGGCCCGCAGCCAGCGCGCCACCATGTCGAAGACGACGAGCACCCTGGCATGCCCCAGATGGCAGTAGTCATACACGGTCATGCCGCAGACATACATGCGCACCTCGCCAGGTTCGATGGGAACGAAAGCCTGCTTGTCGCGCGTAAGGGTATTGTGAATTTTCAGCATGGAAACTGTTCGAAGCGATCGGGTGCCGTATTTACCGCATTTACCGCACTTGCCGCATTTGATGGGGAGCGGCTGCGCCGATGACGCGCCAGCCCGCGTCTCCCCTGCGCCGACCGTGATGACGGCATGAACAAATCGGCTATTCTTGGTAGAATGAAAAGCTAAGGATCGCCCGGAAAAGGACTAATTATAACATGCGCACACGTCTCCTCAGCCTGAGAACACCTGTTGCAATCCTCACAGCAGCGCTGCTGGCACTCGCTCCGCCGGCCCATGCCGATGCGTTGCA from Sterolibacterium denitrificans carries:
- a CDS encoding DUF3127 domain-containing protein, encoding MASFDIQGEIHNIDETRTYGQNGFTKRELVVKLTGEDENPSYPNYVALEFVKDKCAVLDNYKKGDEVKVAFNLGGRLWSAPGKPEKCFVSLQAWRIEKLSGGSPEDVPPAWENESQVPPDDDIPF
- the dsrE2 gene encoding sulfur carrier protein DsrE2, translated to MAARAQSHVPTLALIASKGTLDWGYPPFILATTAAALGWQVKLFFTFYGLNLLKKDLTDLKVSPLGNPAMPMKMPFGPDWFQALQWNIPNLIQAGIPGFETLATKLMQQTIRNKGVAGIAELRELALEAGVEMIACQMSVDLFGYAADDFINGVDFAGAATFLPEAQKADVSLFV
- the cysS gene encoding cysteine--tRNA ligase gives rise to the protein MLKIHNTLTRDKQAFVPIEPGEVRMYVCGMTVYDYCHLGHARVLVVFDMVARWLRASGYRVTYVRNITDIDDKIIRRAQENDESLRALTDRFIAAMHEDAAALGVARPDFEPRATDHVPQMLEMISALEKNGYAYVAGNQDVCFHVRKFDGYGKLSGKSLEDLRAGERVDIRDGKQDPLDFVLWKRGKENEPAEARWASPWGEGRPGWHIECSAMSSQLLGPHFDIHGGGQDLQFPHHENEIAQSEGAHGNTFVNYWMHNGFVRVDDEKMSKSLGNFFTIREVLKQYDAEVVRFFILRAHYRSPLNYSDAHLDDARGALTRLYTALKAAPATADAAEIDWTDGPAARFKAAMDDDFNTPEALAVLFELATEVNRHQDATLASLLRSLGGLLGLLQRDPSEYLHAAPVAAGGLSNEDIDARIAARAAAKQTKDYAEADRIRSELLEAGVVLEDTPQGTLWRRA